Below is a genomic region from Eupeodes corollae chromosome 1, idEupCoro1.1, whole genome shotgun sequence.
AAGATCAATGAGATTATTTATTCCGATGAGATAGCCATCTTCATGGTTGCCAACTTTCCAGGTTGTGTTATGATCAATGACATGGTTTGGGGGTAGGTTTACGGTTTTGGCAAAATCAATAAGCCAAACACTTGCATGCGAACGATCATGGACAAAAAGTAATGAACTTCCGATGATTTCATGGGTGTGAAAGAAATCGGAACATTCTAGAGTTGCACGAATAGCTCGCAAACGTTGTAAGTAACGGGGCTGTAAAGGCAAaggttttaaaatcaaaatacaaaatataaaacttaaaagtttatttaccaAAACATGAGTATATCCTTCGATGAATTCCTCAAAAGCCTTTTTGATTTGTTCTcgagattttgttgttttaaaatcttttgaactTGTCCCGTCACTTTTCTTGATACCCTAAATTAGAAAAAAGGAAattcaaatcatatttttaaagttcttctGACTCTCCTCAATTTTCTCACTCACCTCAACCCTAAAACCCAAAATAGCAGTGCTTGAAATTGTCTCACGCCAGACCATATAACGAGGTTTCGTAACGCCTTTGGCCTTGTGTTCTTCTTCATTCGGTGCATCTGGATcaatttgtatcattttttcGTACATGTCTTTGCggagttttggtttttctttagcTTTGGATAGTTCTTCTTCTAAGTAAGTTCGTACACCTATTTTACAGTCCATAACACAGGGCTGATAGAAATCACTCAAAAGATCTTGTAGTTGGAGATAGACTGAAATTatgcataatttattttaaaatttttaataatttctaaaaCTATAAACTATAAATTGTCAAACTTACGTTCGCCATCTTCACTTGTCACTTTTCCTCTATATTCTGGCACATATGGCCGTAGTACATCACGCATCAAAACCTGGAAGCAATCTTCTTCCTTTGGACAAAGCTTTTTTAGAACGGTTCCTTGTTCTGGACCAGCTTTGAAGTTGCCCTGATGCCCGGCTAATTGAACCCATGGATATCGTTTTTTCTTGTACGTCTGGAAGAAGGGTGTCCATTGGACTATGTTGCGTATTTTGCGCCATCCAGATggctgaaaattaaaaacaaaaaccaaatgaATATGATGCCATTAAAAAGTTCGAAAAAGGACggaatttattatatttaaaaattgttttcgcaGAAATGGCATGAATGACATGATTGTTCCTATTTATTAACTAACACATTTTTCGGTACCAAAGTTTTAGTACAGAGACCTATTGATCCAAAAAATCTAGAACAAATTTGACAGTCGTTGAAAGACCGACATTACCCACAGGATTGAATGTTAGGAAAGGGATGTGTGCCccaagtttattatttaaaccgTGCAAAAAAAGTATTGGAAAGAGTAAATATTGTCCGATACTTGTTAGGAGTCTGAAATCCATTTCAATCCTTAATGTTTCTAAAATACCTCTTTTTCTTACTAGCTGACCCCCCATCCTTTGCGTATCTGGTATTATACATATCAAATAAATGGTATAAAAATGAAGATCATGGATTTCGCTAttaagtgttattttttaaacttattgagCACATACGTTTTTGATCTCTTCTAAGCAATAAACATGGGTAATTGTCTGAAGCAAAGTTCAGTTCAGTTAGTTGCCTGTTTGATGCAGTTTATATAATAATAGATGCATAAATATAAGTGAATTAAAATGACGCTAACGATTTAATTTAACGAttgaaaaagtacaattttCCCATTGtcacaatttaaagaaatgcaCTTCAAAACTACACAGTGCACACTCTTATCGAAATAAATGTCATTTATGTTTCCCATATCACTTAATGCCACATAGATATAATACTCTGGCTATTATTGTGAAACTAGACTTAACGCGCATAAAAATAAGTGCTTACTTTAATCGGTTTAATGCTTTTAAGCAGCTAGACCTTGAAGATGTTGTAACTGTATAGGAACTATTTTTTGATGATATCtaaattatagaatttatgTACAGTAACATTTTGTGAAGAACAAGGTTATGTTTTGATACAGATCAAGGGGACCAACAATTTCAATCTGAATTTCCTCATAAGAGCcatttttgagaatatttttatttgttcgcAGATGCCGGTGGTTCTAATAAACACGCTAATATGCTGGGTATATAAATATCGAAGAAAGGTTAGACGTCTTTGCGTGGATTAAAAGTCTATAAGTGCATAATGAACTAACCAACAAGAGTGGACCAAAAGTCCAGAAAAATTCCTGTGAACTTTTGGCCCATcgcttatgtatttttaaacctCGGACCTACTCCAAATCCTCCAGTGTCCTGAAGAAGGAGGGATGCGGGTAGTGGCATACCACACCTGGTGCCCCAAACAGttattcagtacaatttttaaCCTCCGACAGTGATTTAATAAGACACATACCTATAAGCTTTTGTTTAATGGCTGCTGATTTTCCTATGTTATTCAAACTCGGTTTTTAGGCGCgtgtttttaaagaagaaataaaaggcatataatttaaaattgttgccAATAATTGAGCTTTATCATAAAGATAAAGATTGAGCTTTATCATAAAGATAAAGGTTTGCCATTATATTTCAACAATTTCTGCCACGTTTGGTAATACAACATTTCAACCGAGAGGCCCAAATTTCGAGCGGTTTTTGCCGTATAGGGCCACTTTGGTGCATTTGGTCAGCAATAACGCGCCGAATAGCCTctttcaatgcgtcaattgTCTTGGGCTTATTTAGATAGACAAGCAACTTCACATAAAATCACAGAAAATAGACCAGCAGCGGTGACAAATCGCACGGTCTTAGAGGTCATGCCATAGATCTAAGACGCGAGATGATGGGTTCACCAAAAGTTTCATTTAATAAACCGATCGTAGCTCATGAGGACTGAACTagtattttggtaataaatttgcatgATTTGCGAAACTATTAAGTAAgtccattcatttaaaaattacaaaataaacctAGCATaaataaagtgacagctgtcaaatactattgccaaatttaaaaaaaaactcacttttTTAACACTAATGTATATCCTAGACTGTAATTGAAAGTGAAATCTACATACTAATTTTGACAGGTGTGAACTTTACTACGATCCAAAAACGTATTGACCCTCTGCAGTGGGTCAttcattttttggttaaaaaaaccCCGCACAGCGAtgcattttgttaaaaagttttttaagttgGCATTAAATCtgaaaaacaatatcatttATAGGACCGCCTCGAGAATATTTGTAGCATGTGATTTTGTCGGGGGAATGTTTGATTGCTTTTTCTCACATTCTTAGGCAGTATCTGTactataatttaatttacattgaACTTTAATGCGTCTTCAGTTTGAAAATCGTTCTCAAAAACACGATATTTTGCTTAGACCCACGTAATGAAATCTAAATGTGTCAAATCGATCTTCGCCTTCTTCAAATAAATACGGACAAATTACACGCTTGGATTATAGAGTATTCCAAACAGTAACTTTGTGTTGATAAACCGGCACTTTTTCTATCGCTTGTAGGTTTGCTAAAAATTGGTATTTAGCTCCAACatccaagaaataaaaagagcatgtaaaataaaaaaattaaaagctataAAGTCAAATCTGTATGTATTCTTTGAAGCAGGTTAACCTTGGGTTAACCTTGCGATTAAATACATAACATTAAATATTGCTAATATTTGATAAATGAACTGACAAGgcttatacaaattaaaagttttacgTTTTTAGGTTTATCAACCCAGAAAAAAGGATCACGAAATCACTTTTCCTTTACAGcaatgacaaacaaaaacaaaccatgCCAACATACCTTTGTTTCTTGTTCCTTTGCCTGCTCCGACGAAGAAGTCGGAACATCCGAATCCCACTCCGAACTCAAATCATCGCTGGACGCATATCCATAGTCCCTTGGCATTGGCACCTCTAGCAACGATTTGGAGTATTGAACATATCCCGAGCATAAAGCTCCATTCGACGGCGAAGACGACCGCCTCGAAGCAATGGGTGATCTTCTTCCCAACAAATTCCTTTCGCCTAGTAATTCCAGCTCACTAGTTCCGTAGATTGTGAATCCTGTCGGTGGAGTTATCGATATGCCATGAGCTTCAGCAAAGGCCTTACTGCATTTTCTCTGGTGCAGCAAATTGTCTTTAGATTtctttctcaaaatctttttgTACATAACATCGGTAGGGGTTGCCGATTGATTTTCCTCCTCGTCATCAACGTCAGCATAATTCTCCTCAACGAAATTGTGTTCTGCATCTTTTTCATCAGCTTCTTCTGCCAACGAGAGGTTCGAGATACTCCCGACCTTATCATCGTCAGAGCCTTCTTCATCGTCGGAGAACTTCACTTTGTGAACGTCCTCCGGTGCAATATCCGGAAAATGTAACAATTTCACTGTGACCTTTTTTCCAGCTGCATTATAATAGACCTCTTTGGCACTCATCTTATCGAAATCTTCGTAAATTTTAACTTGAGGATACGCACAGGtagacattatttttttaaattaaaatcctaAGTACCCAAACGTCAACAAAACATTACTGTTCACATATTTCGAATTCGAAAAGTTAAAGTCTCGTTCGTAGTAGCCCGTATATAGCATATAGATATACGAATTACGAGTACGAATATATCTATTAAAAAACGGGCGGAAagctatttaaatttctttggacaataaaattgttttcatatgCAATTGACTTTCAATTCGAGATTCATTAAAGTACTATACGGGCACGAGTAGAAAATACGATTATATCTACATACAACACCGAGGAGTCGAGAAGTCGAGAAGCCGAGAAGCGAGTTAAGAGATTTGACCTGCTGAACGCGTGGGTGGGCCAGCGCAGAacactttaaattttactatTATGCAAACGTCACGATCACGATCACGATCACTGATGGATGACTTCTCCTTCTACTATAGGgtattcaattattatttaattctattcgCGTTCCGTTGGCAATTCCATGTCTCTATTTTCGCGGTTTGTTTTCACGCCTTGGCCTTGATGATTGTTGATGGTGATGAAGTTCCTTTTTTAGTTTAAGATAATTACAAATATTATGGGGGGAATAACTATTTAGATTTTAGATTGTTCCATACTGTAAAAGGAAGACCACACAGAAcgttagtttaagaaaaaagcaGAAAAACGCACAGTCGTAAATCAAAATCTATTACGTATTTTTCAAATCCCGATCATGCTTTGAATATTTGAACGAACCAATTTATCTCAAGAATTGCAATGTGTAAACAATGTAAGTGTTTACTTAGCAATACGATAAAATTCcctttggatatttttttattacatacaaCTTTTTCTCTCTCAGTAGTCGTTACGGTGATGATTACTTAAGAACAGTTTTTATTGCGGTTTGATACTTTCACTATAGGAATGTGACACTTGAATGCAACTTTGTGAGGCTTAAATTATTCATTGGCATAATgctaatttttggtttttgttttagttcatTTGGTTTGTACTTATTTTGTAATAGAAAGGTCATAAACTTCTGTATCGATGAATTTTGATGTTGTTCTGagtcaacaaaaattgaattgataaatCGAGCAAGGATATGTAAATTTTTTCATGACTCGTTATATTAATTCCATGCAACTTTTTGCTGCTATTCAATGGAATGTATATGCAGATACGTTATTTTTGGTATTAGAATGAAAATATTAGTTAACAATATGACCTTGCGGAAGTTCTAGAGATTCAATGGAGTAATCTGTCAAACTATCGCTTATATTGATGTAGATTGGTCTGGTAATACAGTTTTTGTCTTCATTAAAATAGTAATCAAGATTTctattcttgaaaaattaaagaaattaatactTGTGACATTGAACATGGTATTCTTTAATTCCGACGATAAGACTGCATAAAAACGTTTAAAGGACATACAAATTCGTATGCGGTTTGTTGCATGATAAATACTGGAAGTTGTATATCCTGATTAGTGACAACAAaagataacaatttttaaataaaaaggaacTAAAATGATTCTGTACTCGTATACCTACAcatctaatattttttaacagaaaatcatGGTCGGaattcgttttaaaattattcgcCATTCAATTCAATATTGAAATTCGAAAGCAAATCTCTATGAGCTTTAACTCCTCAAAGGGAATAATTGTAATCGGTGCGATTTGTCGAGTtggaaatgttgacatttctctacgttttaaggtccctaaaatctaaaaaaattgatttttggagGGATTTTTTGGGAACTGTTGTTAAATATCTGAAGAACCGGTATCGATACCCAATACACtaaaagatgcagaaataaCTATTCTAATAAAAtgagtgtgtgttttttttactttacaaatttaaaaaggaagttaaaaatgtggtTGACCCCAAATATGCCTATTGAATCTGGtgccttaaattaaattttatatccaCTGCGACGTGATGCCATTTTGTATAAAGTCAAAATATATTGAACTAACACTAATAATCTTGTGCATCAAAAAcgacttttgacatttggtaaaatttttagaaatctaattgacagttttttctacaataaataaaaaaaaactaaagagaaTACCACTAAATGTTGGTAAAAGttggttttcgactcgaatacCTTGACAACAATGAAAGAGGTTACctttattctaattttaatatataaacaaatttgtaacgTTTTAGTAAATTATGAAAGTCATATTCAGCAAATTACTTAAAAGAtaatttacctaattttaaacgattttaacatcttactataTCTCTTAAAATTGTGCTTGAGTTAAAATGACGCAATctgctaaatccatatgacatctgcccaattattcttataagaacaGTGGATGGAATGATCTAATCATTcgttgggaattccaattatcggtttatttttacgaactgtcactttttagacatgttttcGATGCttgttaataaaatgaaatgaaatgtttaaaactgCTAAGTGTTTAGCAATAGCACTAGTAAATATTTAAACCATTAACAataggttggtaaaaattttgtgtcattatttttaaacatttagtaaaatgtttagaaaaatctaactatcagttttttccatttaatgttaaacacaaattggtaagaattgatgttcACTTCAAAAATCTCGAGAATAAattaaggtattgacttcaaaattatttcattatatacaatttttttttgaaatttttaataagtaacAGCTTTCGAATCAAGTACTATAAGAACaatgaaagatattgacttcaaacttttttttatcttaaacatGACAAAATGTTATTAGCATTTTATTACACGTTTAGAAAATTCGACCGACCGGCATGGATGGGACCTTATTAGTGTGATCCGAATCCAAACttctaagttttgtttttgaaagaacaaGGTTTACAGAAGGTTACAAGGTTAAATTAAATTCGAAGCATAATTTGCATATATTTTAAGAAGATTAtgcataaattttaaattaaatcttagtAGTTAAAATATACAGAGGTTCAATTATTAATAACCCGCTTTTTGGGTAGCTTTCACTTTTAACAAGTAAAAAGTACGTTATTGTTTAAAATGGAAACACTCAATGCAATTGTTGGAATTCCCTACAAAAATGGGCAATTGGCCCATGATATCTTGCAATTCAACAAATTTAcacttactttttgaaaaatcaaaacataaacccGAATATATTAGAGacgattaaaaatatattcaaaaataacacaGCACGAATAAAACCAGAGGATATAGGACACAAGTTTAATATAACAGGAGGAGTTAGTCAGGAAGTTCCGCTTCCACCATTTCTATTAAGTTCAGTTCTGGAAGACattttcccaaaaaattaaCTAGATGACAAAGTATTGAATAAGGATATGTGGATAAGTTGTTAACAATTTTAGATATGCAAACGATATACTTCTTATTTCTACAAAAGGTTCATACATTCAAGGCATGTTGACGGAAATAACAGCattgtgtaaaataaaaaaaaattaggtggcccAACAGcatgttgagaactaggacctagtgacttacgactctcgaccattcctgtgtgcgagtaatattttcaagaatgaaggggacctacagttttaagctgaatccgaacggctaatataagaaagcacttttcgtgagggatcgaacccaagacctcgaGCACGACAGTTTAACGCGCtataccatcatgccacgggcactaCTTGTGTACAAATTACGGACTTGAAATAAACAAATCGAAAACTAAATTCATGACAATTGACACAACAAAAGATTGAGTACGTACATGATAACATATGTTTGAAACAGCAAAAATCATTAAGGGactaagaaaattaagaaattaaccGACGCATCACAAATCGCTTTAAACAATTCTGGAGCCTTAAGCATATTTTACAAAGTGCAAACAcaatgaaatatatattttggaaTCTACTATTCTACCTATCCGATCCTTACTTAAGGACTACAAACAATAAGCTTGACTATAAAAACACTTGCCCAGCTAGGGATATTTAAGACTAAAATGGAAAGGAACATTTTGAATATACCAAGTCAATGGGTATGAATAGAAGATATTCGCAATAGAACCGAAATTCTACAATAAACTAAAATGGAACTAGACAGGTCATGTATCTAGACTTCAGGACTTAAGATGGGCAAATAtgtcaacaaaatgtaaacCAAATAACAATGGATCAGCAGGATGACCAAATAAAAGATGGAGTGACAGTACAAATAAGCACAAATTAGTATAACGAAGTCAAAATTAGAGACACTTGGATAGCCTTGGGGTAGGCTTATGCTAATAATCAACACTATCAACTTCAAATTTtgcctattttatttttttttaaagttcaatgttcacattttaaatttataattgcatagtttaaatattgtaagttttttaaaactttttaattttaacaaacaatattgtaaataaataaatgtaactaTCAAACTTAGGCCTTAAAAGactacaataataataatcttaagttggtaaaaatgtcaATGCTTCGCAAGTAATTCGGGACCTTAGTTAAAACAcacattaatttctttttttagttcaatcgtttttaaatatcaaaatattaaacctTTCAATCAAAGTTACAGTATTGTTCCTTATGGACTATAAGCCGACCTTTCACGACACATTCACAATATAAAAGAAACTACGCAAATTTTGGAATGTTGTGAATAGGGATGTAATTGCTGTCTGTGTaggaatcaaaacaattttgatttttgctcAAGACAATTTGCGTGGTTTTTTTCTTACGTGAATGGTCAGCCT
It encodes:
- the LOC129943395 gene encoding inositol-trisphosphate 3-kinase A isoform X2; its protein translation is MALFPSSSRPRTLMEQLLARKIDTVAQTGPGGSRLCRTDSLDSTSSIGSLGSMVLGDDVCRCDDCLLGIVDLYVISAEASRKKPSGWRKIRNIVQWTPFFQTYKKKRYPWVQLAGHQGNFKAGPEQGTVLKKLCPKEEDCFQVLMRDVLRPYVPEYRGKVTSEDGELYLQLQDLLSDFYQPCVMDCKIGVRTYLEEELSKAKEKPKLRKDMYEKMIQIDPDAPNEEEHKAKGVTKPRYMVWRETISSTAILGFRVEGIKKSDGTSSKDFKTTKSREQIKKAFEEFIEGYTHVLPRYLQRLRAIRATLECSDFFHTHEIIGSSLLFVHDRSHASVWLIDFAKTVNLPPNHVIDHNTTWKVGNHEDGYLIGINNLIDLFSDIETNATTPNEDAISP
- the LOC129943395 gene encoding inositol-trisphosphate 3-kinase A isoform X1, which encodes MSTCAYPQVKIYEDFDKMSAKEVYYNAAGKKVTVKLLHFPDIAPEDVHKVKFSDDEEGSDDDKVGSISNLSLAEEADEKDAEHNFVEENYADVDDEEENQSATPTDVMYKKILRKKSKDNLLHQRKCSKAFAEAHGISITPPTGFTIYGTSELELLGERNLLGRRSPIASRRSSSPSNGALCSGYVQYSKSLLEVPMPRDYGYASSDDLSSEWDSDVPTSSSEQAKEQETKPSGWRKIRNIVQWTPFFQTYKKKRYPWVQLAGHQGNFKAGPEQGTVLKKLCPKEEDCFQVLMRDVLRPYVPEYRGKVTSEDGELYLQLQDLLSDFYQPCVMDCKIGVRTYLEEELSKAKEKPKLRKDMYEKMIQIDPDAPNEEEHKAKGVTKPRYMVWRETISSTAILGFRVEGIKKSDGTSSKDFKTTKSREQIKKAFEEFIEGYTHVLPRYLQRLRAIRATLECSDFFHTHEIIGSSLLFVHDRSHASVWLIDFAKTVNLPPNHVIDHNTTWKVGNHEDGYLIGINNLIDLFSDIETNATTPNEDAISP